DNA sequence from the Methylacidiphilum kamchatkense Kam1 genome:
GTACAAGCCTATAAAACGGGTAAGGTGCTCGTACAGGGTAAAGAAGCCCTGGAATTTTCCCGCAACGTGATAGAACCTGAAATTCTCCAACAAGCTACTATTGGCTATGAGTTCCTGGTCCATCCTGAATATTTCGAAGCGCATGTTGGAATTGATGAATGCGGCAAAGGAGATCTATTTGGACCTCTGGTCATTGCCGCTGTTTTTGTTGAGCCACAAACCGCAAAGGACTTCCTCGAAATGGGGATCAAAGACAGCAAACGGATTTCAAGCATCAAACGGCTAAACCAATTTGCTTTAGAAATAAAGAAAAGAACCAAATATGCCCTCTTAACGCTGCCCCCTTTACGATATAATGAACTATACGAAAAAAAATTTAAAAATCTTAATTTGCTTTTAGCTTGGGCACATGCTTGGGTTTACAAAAAACTCTCCTTGGAACTCAACGATTCCCCAAAAGTACTCTGTGATAGGTTTGCCCAACCATGGGTCCTTCAACAATCTTTTAAAAGGATTGGAGCCGATCAATTACTAGAACAGAAAACCAAAGCCGAATCGGATCCAGCAGTGGCTGCAGCTTCCATCCTTGCAAGACTGACTTTTGTAGAGGAGTTGGCAAAATTAAGCCAAGTTATCGGCTTGCCATTACCCAAAGGAGCTTCTTCAAAAGCAGCACAGCTTGCTAAAGACATATTGTTGCGTTGTGGTAAAGATACCCTTCAGAAAGTCGCTAAAATACATTTCAAAACCATCCAACAAATTTTGGCCAATTGTGCCCTATAAGAAACTGAAAAACATTTCTTACTAAGTTGTTAAACCCAACCAATAGAGATGAACGAACTGGTAAAGGAAGCCCATATTGGAGCCAAACGGGCACGACTACTCGAAAAACTTGGGATTGTTTCTAAAAAAACCCTTCTTCTTTATTTGCCTTTTCGGTATGAGAACCGCAAGGAGCAAAAATCTTTATTCGAAGTGACGGAAAACGAAGCTCTACTATTTAAAGGAATCATCAGAACTGTCCAAAAAGGCCAACTTAAGGCCAGAACAACTGTGAAGACTACCCTTCTTTCTTTGAGCGATCAAAGAGAACAACTGGTTTGCATTTGGTTTTGGAAAAGCTTACCACAGTACCTTTCAGTAGGCCAAAAACTTGCTGTTTATGGAACAGTGCGGCTATACAAAGGAAAATGGACAATGTGGCAGCCGGAAGTCGAACCTTTTGAAGAGGAAAAAGAGCTTTTAGCTTCTCTGCACTTATGTCGAATTGTTCCCATCTATTCGACAACCTCTGGTCTTTCCCAAAAAGTCTTAAGAGAGATCATCCAAGCGCAGCTACAAAAAATTAATCCTGAATCTGCCGATCCCTATCCATTACCTGAGGAACTTAAACTTCCTACCCTTTCCTTCGCCATTCACAAAGTGCATTTTCCCGACTTTCTTGATCAAACTCAACAATGCAGGGAACGAATCGCCTATCACGAATTTTTCGTTGAGCAGTTTCGAATGGCCTACAGGAAATTTGTAAGATCAAAAATTAAAATCCAACGGCCGCCTAAGCGTCTGTCCCTTTGTCGTGGTTTTTTAGCTTCCCTCCCTTTTGTTCCAACTTCGGCTCAACAAAAAGCCATCTCTGAAATCGAAAAAGATTTAGAAGCTCCCACACCCATGAATAGGCTTCTTATGGGCGATGTGGGTTCAGGGAAAACCCTTGTAGCCATTTACGCTGCCTTAAAAACAGTCGAAAGAGGACAAGATGTTTTGTTTATGTCTCCTACCGGAGCCTTGGCTAGTCAGCATTTTCTGACCTTAAAAAATTGGCTACACTCCATGTCTATTCCCATTTATTATGTAGGGAAGGAATCCAGACAAAAGACTGATTTAGAGTCTTCCTATAAAGAAGATCTTTTCCAATTTGAAAAAGACCGTTCGTTGG
Encoded proteins:
- a CDS encoding ATP-dependent DNA helicase RecG; its protein translation is MNELVKEAHIGAKRARLLEKLGIVSKKTLLLYLPFRYENRKEQKSLFEVTENEALLFKGIIRTVQKGQLKARTTVKTTLLSLSDQREQLVCIWFWKSLPQYLSVGQKLAVYGTVRLYKGKWTMWQPEVEPFEEEKELLASLHLCRIVPIYSTTSGLSQKVLREIIQAQLQKINPESADPYPLPEELKLPTLSFAIHKVHFPDFLDQTQQCRERIAYHEFFVEQFRMAYRKFVRSKIKIQRPPKRLSLCRGFLASLPFVPTSAQQKAISEIEKDLEAPTPMNRLLMGDVGSGKTLVAIYAALKTVERGQDVLFMSPTGALASQHFLTLKNWLHSMSIPIYYVGKESRQKTDLESSYKEDLFQFEKDRSLGSLPGKVFVGTHALLFRSFDPQSLGLIIIDEQHKFGVEQRTSLAKKGIYPDILTMTATPIPRTLALSLYGDLDFSILDVLPSNRGKIVTKIRSSDALPKIWEFIRGLLRQGAQAYVVYPTIHESKEYVGESLEKGFEELKKVFSDFPLGMVHGEMDPSEREPVFESFRKNKIALLAATSIIEVGIDVPNARIMLVMGADRFGLAQLHQIRGRIGRGPAVSYCILIADNPTPESRKRLKILEYSRDGFEIAKEDMKIRGMGEFFGSLQSGKSSYLTADPIVQENLLLLARQQALKILSEDPDLLINIKLRKYINEENLDLLES
- the rnhC gene encoding ribonuclease HIII, translated to MTPSSFTFTLSDKQIEKLKAFLDQKGFEFSTMDHGLFRAKSKGVVVQAYKTGKVLVQGKEALEFSRNVIEPEILQQATIGYEFLVHPEYFEAHVGIDECGKGDLFGPLVIAAVFVEPQTAKDFLEMGIKDSKRISSIKRLNQFALEIKKRTKYALLTLPPLRYNELYEKKFKNLNLLLAWAHAWVYKKLSLELNDSPKVLCDRFAQPWVLQQSFKRIGADQLLEQKTKAESDPAVAAASILARLTFVEELAKLSQVIGLPLPKGASSKAAQLAKDILLRCGKDTLQKVAKIHFKTIQQILANCAL